The Acidobacteriota bacterium genome contains a region encoding:
- a CDS encoding DUF539 domain-containing protein, protein MSLFLVTLVVVGVVMVLMAVGLFFKRPCLRGSCGGPDLFDSKGESLTCAACPRRRSLSAEGKPQR, encoded by the coding sequence GTGAGTCTTTTCCTTGTCACGCTGGTTGTGGTGGGTGTGGTCATGGTCCTCATGGCAGTAGGCCTTTTCTTCAAAAGACCCTGCCTGCGCGGCTCCTGCGGCGGCCCCGACCTGTTCGACTCCAAGGGAGAGTCTCTCACCTGCGCGGCATGTCCCCGCCGCCGATCCCTCTCTGCCGAGGGTAAGCCACAGCGCTAA
- a CDS encoding Smr/MutS family protein produces MKTPSYRAFKSFAELARIRPRSPKAVPEKPKAPGGLPETLSDGDLFALSMRDVVPLGWSSIPSRPTPALEIPDPIDDEEEGLRLLQEFVSGKGRFDLTMSGEYLEGTPHPEGRRWIGGLRKGRFSVQAHLDLHGLIATEARKAFEDFIHSSLKRGHGCVRVVHGRGNHSPEGQPTLKDKLSKWLDTRRMSRHVIAYASARLADGGGGALYILLRRR; encoded by the coding sequence ATGAAAACGCCCTCATATCGAGCCTTCAAGTCCTTTGCCGAATTGGCTCGGATTCGCCCGCGATCCCCCAAGGCGGTCCCGGAAAAGCCCAAGGCCCCGGGTGGATTGCCCGAGACTCTCAGCGACGGCGATCTGTTTGCCCTGTCCATGCGGGATGTAGTTCCCCTGGGTTGGAGTTCCATTCCATCCCGGCCGACTCCGGCATTGGAGATACCGGACCCCATCGACGACGAGGAAGAAGGGTTGCGCTTGCTGCAGGAGTTTGTTTCGGGGAAAGGGCGTTTCGACTTGACCATGAGTGGAGAATACCTGGAGGGGACGCCGCATCCCGAGGGCCGCCGCTGGATCGGTGGCTTGAGGAAGGGGCGTTTTTCGGTGCAGGCTCACCTCGATCTCCACGGATTGATCGCCACCGAGGCCAGGAAGGCGTTCGAGGATTTCATCCATTCCAGCCTCAAGCGGGGCCACGGTTGCGTTCGTGTGGTTCACGGTCGGGGAAACCACTCGCCGGAAGGCCAGCCGACATTGAAGGACAAGCTGTCGAAATGGCTGGACACGCGGCGCATGAGCCGTCACGTCATCGCCTATGCATCGGCTCGCCTTGCGGACGGCGGCGGCGGAGCCCTCTATATTCTCTTGCGGCGCCGCTGA
- a CDS encoding ACT domain-containing protein, giving the protein MMVNGAFACAFEGDHSILVPIPDAGSHAGDDWACFRIDADIPLGAVGVAAEVTGLLAAADISVLVMSGYRTDYFLVRDSQRQPARDALIGGGHDVDVHRECV; this is encoded by the coding sequence ATGATGGTGAATGGCGCATTCGCCTGCGCGTTCGAGGGTGACCATTCGATCCTGGTCCCGATTCCGGACGCAGGAAGCCATGCCGGGGACGACTGGGCCTGCTTCCGCATTGACGCGGATATTCCACTGGGCGCGGTCGGAGTTGCCGCCGAGGTCACGGGGTTGCTGGCGGCAGCCGACATAAGCGTGCTGGTGATGAGCGGCTACCGTACCGATTACTTTCTTGTCCGTGACTCGCAGCGGCAACCGGCCCGGGATGCCTTGATCGGTGGGGGGCATGATGTCGACGTGCATCGTGAATGCGTGTAG
- a CDS encoding Gfo/Idh/MocA family oxidoreductase yields MNREVTWGLAGCGDIAEKRVVQAIQVSARGRLAGCTRRDPQRLAEFQSRHSIPKGYADYREMLGDPELAAVYLATPVWLHSSQTIEAAENGKHVLCEKPMAMNPQECRRMIDACRGNGVKLGVAYYRRFYPVVLKMKDLLDRGAIGRPILVRSTLVEHARLNEGGHPGWRFVRDQGGGGLLMDMASHRLDVLVMLFGPPESVSALTDTRVCPIEVEDTGSLLIRFAGGIHAMVFASHCVDPPRDDFEILGTEGCLKSAPLNGDRLELTGAGVTTFSTPKAENVHRPLVEDFNGAILEDRTPAVPGDEGMKASLLLEAAYLSAQSGQVVRLDRLTDGGKS; encoded by the coding sequence GTGAATCGGGAAGTAACCTGGGGCTTGGCGGGATGCGGCGACATTGCCGAAAAGCGGGTGGTGCAGGCCATTCAGGTATCGGCACGGGGCAGGCTGGCGGGCTGCACTCGCCGCGACCCTCAACGTCTGGCCGAGTTTCAGTCGCGGCACTCCATCCCCAAGGGCTATGCCGACTACCGGGAAATGCTCGGCGACCCCGAGCTGGCGGCCGTTTACCTGGCGACGCCCGTTTGGCTGCACAGCTCCCAGACCATTGAGGCCGCCGAAAACGGCAAGCACGTGTTGTGTGAGAAGCCCATGGCCATGAACCCACAGGAGTGCCGGCGCATGATCGATGCCTGCCGCGGCAACGGGGTCAAGCTGGGTGTCGCCTACTACCGGCGTTTCTATCCGGTGGTGCTGAAGATGAAGGATCTCCTGGATCGAGGGGCGATTGGCCGGCCCATTCTGGTGCGGTCCACCCTGGTGGAACATGCCCGGTTGAATGAGGGAGGCCATCCGGGCTGGCGATTTGTGCGGGACCAGGGGGGCGGCGGTCTGCTGATGGATATGGCCAGCCACCGGCTGGACGTGCTGGTCATGCTCTTCGGACCTCCCGAGTCGGTGTCGGCCTTGACCGATACCCGCGTCTGTCCCATCGAAGTCGAGGACACCGGAAGTCTGCTCATCCGTTTTGCCGGGGGGATTCACGCCATGGTCTTCGCCAGCCACTGCGTCGATCCTCCGCGAGACGATTTTGAGATTCTGGGTACCGAGGGCTGTTTGAAGTCGGCGCCTCTTAACGGAGATCGCCTGGAATTGACGGGAGCAGGTGTCACCACGTTTTCGACTCCCAAGGCGGAGAATGTCCATCGGCCGCTGGTCGAGGATTTCAATGGCGCAATCCTGGAAGATCGCACTCCCGCCGTTCCGGGGGATGAGGGGATGAAGGCTTCTCTGTTGCTGGAGGCAGCCTACCTGTCGGCCCAATCGGGGCAGGTCGTTCGTCTGGATCGTTTGACGGATGGCGGCAAGAGTTGA
- a CDS encoding 2-hydroxy-3-oxopropionate reductase: protein MAQTIGFIGLGIMGKPMARNLIKAGYPLVVYNRTASKAAELVELGARQVGSPREVGASAEVVITMVSDSPEVESVILGDNGVIEGIAEHGVVVDMSSISPITTQRIAAELKGRGVAMLDAPVSGGEIGAIQGILSIMVGGEESVFLRVKPILESMGKSVVRVGEVGAGGFAKLSNQVIVAGVLQAVSEAMVLAKKAGVDIQLVYEAIRGGMAGGRTLDMKIPAFVEGKFEPGFKMDLHIKDIKNALLAGKALGVALPSTGLVHEMFSSCSAQGKGQKDHSVIFTLMEQLAGLR, encoded by the coding sequence ATGGCACAAACGATCGGATTCATCGGTCTGGGCATCATGGGGAAACCCATGGCCAGAAACCTCATCAAGGCTGGGTATCCACTGGTGGTCTACAATCGGACCGCTTCCAAGGCCGCGGAGCTGGTGGAGTTGGGAGCACGCCAGGTCGGGTCGCCCAGGGAGGTGGGAGCCAGTGCGGAGGTGGTCATCACCATGGTGTCCGATTCCCCCGAGGTGGAGTCGGTCATTTTGGGCGACAACGGGGTGATCGAGGGTATTGCCGAGCATGGGGTTGTGGTGGACATGAGCTCCATTTCTCCCATCACCACCCAGCGGATCGCCGCAGAATTGAAAGGCCGGGGCGTCGCCATGCTGGACGCTCCCGTCAGCGGCGGCGAGATCGGCGCCATTCAGGGGATCCTCTCCATCATGGTCGGGGGCGAGGAATCGGTGTTTTTGCGAGTCAAGCCCATTCTGGAGAGCATGGGCAAGAGCGTGGTGCGTGTCGGAGAGGTGGGGGCGGGAGGGTTCGCCAAGCTCTCCAATCAGGTGATTGTGGCCGGTGTGCTCCAGGCAGTTTCCGAGGCCATGGTCCTGGCCAAGAAGGCCGGTGTGGACATCCAACTGGTGTATGAGGCCATTCGCGGCGGCATGGCCGGCGGACGGACCCTGGACATGAAGATCCCGGCCTTTGTGGAGGGCAAGTTCGAACCCGGTTTCAAGATGGACCTGCACATCAAGGACATCAAGAACGCTCTGCTGGCCGGCAAGGCCCTGGGAGTGGCTCTGCCATCCACCGGCCTGGTGCACGAGATGTTTTCCTCCTGCAGTGCCCAGGGCAAGGGACAGAAGGATCATTCAGTCATTTTCACGCTGATGGAGCAACTCGCCGGGTTGAGGTAG
- a CDS encoding peptidyl-prolyl cis-trans isomerase, with protein sequence MILDLMRRRKRLFAWLFLPLLVVGLVAYLIPGAGMQWGQEIGAPFVARVGGAEISPMELRDALFRFLRSSNVPYDRKLLRQLRIEQQILNQLISREIVLQQGRRLGVDATSEEIQEKILTVPAFLEEGNFFLQRYKAILRQNGLTVEQFEESIRYEIMQEKLRGLVTEYVNVSDWEAEEDYRLRNEKARIRYAVVDPTSFEDLEFIAMKEVQAHYEENKSSYRLPEQRQIEYLLADIGRLRATFEPTAEEMQDYYRDNRSEFQVQEQVQASHILFKTAGESPESVQKIRQKAEKVLEEAKAGKDFARLAQRHSEDGSAANGGDLGFFGRGRMVPEFERAAFGLAKGEISSLVTTQFGFHIIKVLEKQVARTQAFEEVENLIKSSITSEKAESAARDLADKAYRQTRNERSLEDIAKELNLVTETSPFFSPGAAIPGIGNAPDLSTRVFSMTEGAVSAPQRVPNGFVLARLVQVKPSQVPEFEEVRRRVQQDVRTRKGDAEARSKAEDLVKRVKAGRKLSSAARRDRIEVKLSDPFSRNGSIPDLGASTPLDEFAFSAKEGEVSEPIQVGRRLVVAVLTERQDIDPNRFATEKEEIRNRLLTRKRQTVFDAFLEGTRTRMQEKGEILVNQSRLDEISAQL encoded by the coding sequence ATGATCCTGGATCTCATGCGTCGGCGAAAGCGGTTGTTCGCCTGGTTGTTTCTGCCGCTGCTGGTGGTAGGGCTGGTGGCTTACCTGATCCCGGGAGCCGGCATGCAATGGGGGCAAGAGATCGGGGCGCCCTTTGTCGCCCGGGTGGGCGGCGCCGAGATCTCGCCGATGGAACTGAGGGATGCCCTGTTCCGGTTCCTGCGCAGCAGCAACGTGCCCTACGACCGCAAGCTGTTGCGGCAGTTGAGGATCGAACAGCAGATCCTCAATCAGCTCATCAGCCGGGAAATCGTTTTGCAACAGGGACGCCGGCTAGGGGTGGACGCGACATCCGAGGAGATTCAAGAGAAGATCCTGACCGTTCCGGCCTTCCTTGAAGAGGGGAACTTCTTTCTCCAGCGATACAAGGCGATCCTGCGCCAAAACGGACTGACGGTGGAGCAGTTCGAAGAGTCGATTCGTTACGAGATCATGCAGGAGAAACTGCGTGGTCTGGTCACCGAGTATGTGAACGTCTCCGATTGGGAGGCCGAGGAAGACTATCGGCTTCGGAACGAGAAGGCCCGAATCCGCTACGCGGTCGTCGACCCGACTTCGTTCGAGGATTTGGAGTTCATCGCCATGAAAGAAGTCCAGGCCCACTACGAGGAGAACAAGTCAAGCTACCGGCTTCCCGAGCAACGCCAGATCGAGTATCTCCTGGCGGACATCGGCCGGCTCAGGGCTACCTTCGAGCCCACTGCCGAGGAGATGCAGGACTACTACCGCGACAACCGATCCGAGTTTCAGGTTCAGGAACAGGTTCAGGCTTCTCACATTCTGTTCAAGACTGCCGGCGAGTCGCCCGAGTCCGTGCAGAAGATTCGGCAGAAGGCCGAGAAGGTTCTGGAAGAGGCCAAGGCGGGCAAGGATTTTGCCCGATTGGCGCAGCGGCACTCCGAGGACGGTTCGGCCGCGAACGGGGGAGACCTGGGGTTCTTCGGCCGCGGCAGGATGGTGCCTGAATTCGAACGGGCGGCATTCGGCCTGGCCAAGGGTGAGATCAGCAGCCTGGTGACCACCCAGTTTGGATTTCACATCATCAAGGTGCTCGAAAAGCAGGTCGCTCGGACCCAGGCTTTCGAAGAAGTGGAAAATCTCATCAAGTCTTCCATTACCAGCGAGAAGGCCGAGTCGGCGGCAAGAGACCTGGCCGACAAGGCCTACCGGCAAACCAGGAATGAGCGCTCCTTAGAAGACATTGCCAAGGAATTGAATCTGGTGACGGAAACCTCGCCCTTTTTCTCTCCGGGAGCAGCGATTCCCGGCATTGGAAACGCACCGGATCTGTCAACCAGGGTGTTCTCCATGACGGAGGGGGCCGTGAGCGCACCCCAGCGGGTTCCCAACGGATTCGTTCTGGCCCGTCTGGTCCAGGTGAAGCCCTCCCAAGTTCCTGAATTCGAGGAGGTTCGTCGCAGGGTGCAACAGGACGTGAGAACCAGGAAGGGCGATGCTGAGGCTCGATCCAAGGCAGAGGACCTGGTCAAGAGAGTGAAAGCCGGTCGAAAGTTGTCGTCCGCGGCGCGGCGAGACCGAATCGAGGTCAAGCTCAGCGATCCCTTCAGCCGCAATGGCTCCATCCCCGATCTGGGCGCGAGCACCCCGCTGGATGAGTTTGCCTTTTCGGCCAAGGAAGGAGAGGTCAGCGAGCCCATCCAGGTGGGCAGGCGGCTGGTGGTGGCTGTTCTTACCGAGAGGCAGGATATCGATCCGAACCGTTTCGCCACGGAAAAAGAGGAGATACGCAACCGGTTGTTGACCCGTAAGCGGCAGACTGTTTTCGATGCCTTCCTGGAGGGAACCAGGACCCGGATGCAGGAAAAGGGAGAAATCCTGGTGAACCAATCCCGCCTGGACGAAATTTCCGCCCAACTCTGA
- a CDS encoding methyltransferase domain-containing protein produces MRLPELSQNRFRIRSKHPLVNLLYSLLLTAALASALPRAASDSIAQGPPRYKGRVIAPVMSASGADWLNRPEREKTEMPDRLLDALEIKPGMTVADVGAGIGYFSWRIARRVGPEGRVLAVEIQPEMLERLGVEMRKRNISNVRSILGTPVDPILPAQSVDLVLMVDVYHEFQHPEEMVAKIRNSLKEDGRMVVVEYRGEDPTVPIRPEHKMTVKQVLLEILPMGFRLQSRLDFLPWQHVFIFVKDSGNRPEPSD; encoded by the coding sequence GTGAGATTGCCTGAACTCTCCCAGAACCGTTTCCGCATCCGCTCAAAGCACCCTCTCGTTAACCTCCTCTATTCCCTGCTTCTGACAGCGGCCCTGGCGTCGGCACTCCCTCGAGCCGCCTCCGACAGCATCGCCCAGGGTCCACCTCGCTACAAGGGGCGCGTGATTGCTCCCGTGATGAGCGCCAGCGGGGCCGACTGGCTCAATCGCCCCGAGCGCGAGAAGACGGAGATGCCCGACCGCTTGCTGGATGCCCTTGAGATCAAACCCGGGATGACGGTGGCGGACGTGGGGGCCGGAATCGGTTACTTCAGTTGGAGAATCGCCAGGCGGGTGGGTCCCGAGGGTCGAGTCCTGGCGGTGGAGATTCAGCCCGAGATGCTGGAGCGTCTAGGGGTGGAAATGAGGAAGCGGAACATCAGCAATGTCCGGTCCATCCTGGGGACGCCGGTGGATCCGATTCTGCCCGCCCAATCGGTGGACCTGGTGCTCATGGTGGATGTCTACCACGAGTTTCAGCACCCGGAGGAGATGGTCGCCAAGATCCGCAATTCCCTCAAGGAGGACGGCCGCATGGTTGTGGTCGAATACCGTGGCGAGGATCCGACGGTGCCCATCCGGCCGGAACACAAGATGACGGTCAAGCAGGTCCTTCTGGAAATCCTGCCCATGGGTTTCCGACTTCAGTCCCGGCTCGATTTTCTTCCCTGGCAGCACGTCTTCATTTTCGTCAAGGATTCGGGAAACCGCCCGGAACCCTCCGACTAA
- a CDS encoding sigma-70 family RNA polymerase sigma factor yields MTPQTELVRRSQQGDVQAFEELVRSCQQRVFGLIYQVLRSPEEVEDVAQEVFTKLYFSLSQFRLDSSFQAWLYRIVVNQCYDHLRKRKRTPQINYSDLSESEAAAFESLPSLTESRLPDIAKTVELREISDRLLSLLPPGDRMLLVLKEMEDFSVEDLAEIFKISKNAVKLRLFRARNRLRRAYEKGRLPRRK; encoded by the coding sequence ATGACGCCGCAGACCGAACTGGTTCGACGCAGCCAGCAAGGCGATGTGCAGGCCTTTGAAGAACTGGTCCGCAGTTGCCAGCAAAGAGTGTTCGGTCTGATCTACCAGGTCCTGAGATCCCCGGAGGAGGTAGAAGACGTCGCGCAGGAGGTCTTTACCAAGCTGTACTTTTCTCTGTCCCAGTTTCGTCTGGACTCCTCCTTTCAAGCCTGGCTCTACCGCATCGTAGTCAACCAGTGTTATGACCATTTGCGCAAGCGCAAGCGCACCCCTCAGATCAACTACTCGGATCTTTCCGAGAGTGAGGCCGCGGCCTTTGAGAGTCTGCCGTCGCTCACGGAATCCAGGCTTCCCGATATCGCCAAGACCGTGGAGTTGCGGGAGATCTCGGACCGCTTGCTGAGCCTGCTGCCGCCTGGAGATCGCATGTTGCTCGTTTTGAAAGAGATGGAGGACTTTTCCGTCGAGGATCTGGCCGAGATTTTCAAGATTTCCAAGAACGCGGTAAAGCTGAGGTTGTTCCGGGCGCGCAACCGGTTGCGGCGTGCCTATGAGAAAGGGAGGCTCCCTCGGAGGAAGTAG
- the lexA gene encoding transcriptional repressor LexA — MRALTEKQRRVYEFIQDYFIRHGLPPSVREVARALGKSAQAIQQHIEVLRAKGYLDHQPSKSRANVPLAGVSENERVVDLPLLGRIQAGLPILAEENREGTIPLPREWVGDETVFLLKVEGDSMIDAHILSADMVLVRKQPLAENGEIVVARVNGDEATLKRFYRLDGKIRLKPENPRYQVIELGADEVEIVGKVIGVLRRF; from the coding sequence ATGAGAGCGTTAACCGAAAAGCAGCGCCGGGTGTACGAGTTTATTCAGGACTACTTCATCCGTCACGGACTGCCTCCGTCGGTGAGAGAGGTAGCCCGGGCGCTGGGAAAGTCAGCCCAGGCCATCCAGCAACACATCGAGGTCCTGCGGGCCAAGGGTTATCTGGACCACCAGCCTTCCAAGTCGCGCGCCAACGTGCCCCTGGCAGGGGTTTCCGAGAATGAGCGGGTGGTGGATCTGCCCCTGCTGGGACGCATCCAGGCCGGCCTCCCGATTCTGGCGGAGGAGAACCGGGAGGGGACGATTCCTCTGCCACGCGAATGGGTCGGGGACGAAACCGTCTTTCTGCTCAAGGTGGAAGGGGACAGCATGATCGACGCTCACATTCTGTCGGCGGATATGGTTCTGGTTCGAAAACAGCCCCTGGCCGAAAACGGAGAGATCGTGGTGGCTCGGGTCAACGGAGACGAGGCCACGCTGAAACGTTTCTATCGATTGGACGGAAAGATCCGTCTAAAGCCGGAAAACCCCCGCTACCAGGTCATTGAGCTGGGAGCGGATGAGGTTGAGATCGTTGGGAAGGTGATCGGAGTCTTGCGGAGATTCTAG
- the ilvD gene encoding dihydroxy-acid dehydratase encodes MSNPPLSSRTILQGRDRAPARSFLKGIGYTDEDLSRPIVGIANTWIEAMPCNFHLRTLAVKVKEGVRAAGGTPMEFNTIAVSDGITMGTEGMKASLVSREIVADSIELVGRGYMFDAMIALVGCDKTLPGGAMGLMRLNVPSLVLYGGSIAPGRHRGRDITIQDVFEAVGANAAGRISDAELLEIENTACPGAGACGGQYTANTMATALEFLGLSPMGSSSVPATDARKDGVAFEAGKLVMDLVRSGTCPGDLISRQSFDNAIASVAATGGSTNAVLHFLALARETGVELEIDDFDKISLRTPLIADLKPGGRFVAVDVDKAGGVPVIAQRLVDGGFVDGAQKTVTGRTLGEECREARETPGQEVLRPLSNPVKNTGGLVILHGNLAPEGCVIKVAGHERLYHRGPARVYDREEPAMEAVTRGEIQAGDVMVIRYEGPRGGPGMREMLGVTAAVVGAGLGESVALLTDGRFSGATRGLMAGHVAPEAARGGPIAAVREGDMIVVDIDRRRLDVELSEEEIGRRLSQWTEPEPRYSSGVFAKYMALVSSASQGAVTRPTAG; translated from the coding sequence ATGTCCAACCCACCACTGAGCAGCCGAACCATCCTGCAGGGCAGGGATCGCGCCCCCGCACGGTCCTTCCTGAAGGGCATCGGGTATACCGACGAGGACCTGTCCAGGCCCATTGTCGGAATCGCCAATACCTGGATCGAGGCCATGCCCTGCAATTTTCACCTGCGGACTCTGGCCGTAAAGGTCAAGGAAGGTGTGCGGGCTGCCGGCGGGACCCCCATGGAGTTCAACACCATCGCGGTGAGCGATGGAATCACCATGGGTACCGAAGGAATGAAGGCCTCGCTGGTAAGCCGTGAAATTGTGGCGGACTCGATCGAGCTGGTGGGCCGGGGCTACATGTTCGATGCCATGATCGCCCTGGTTGGCTGCGACAAGACCCTGCCGGGAGGCGCCATGGGTCTGATGCGGCTCAATGTGCCCTCGCTGGTGTTGTATGGGGGTTCCATCGCCCCGGGGAGGCATCGAGGGCGGGACATCACCATCCAGGACGTCTTCGAAGCCGTGGGCGCCAATGCGGCGGGACGCATCAGCGATGCCGAGTTGCTGGAGATCGAGAACACGGCCTGTCCGGGGGCGGGCGCCTGCGGCGGCCAGTACACGGCCAATACCATGGCCACGGCCCTCGAATTCCTGGGCCTGTCTCCAATGGGTTCCTCCAGCGTGCCGGCCACCGATGCCCGCAAGGATGGGGTGGCTTTCGAGGCCGGAAAGCTGGTGATGGACCTGGTCCGGAGCGGCACCTGCCCCGGAGACCTGATTTCTCGTCAATCCTTCGACAACGCAATTGCCAGTGTGGCGGCCACGGGTGGATCCACCAACGCCGTTCTGCACTTCCTGGCGCTGGCCCGAGAAACGGGGGTGGAACTGGAGATCGACGACTTCGACAAGATCAGCTTGCGGACGCCCTTGATCGCCGACTTGAAGCCCGGAGGACGGTTTGTAGCCGTGGACGTCGATAAAGCCGGCGGGGTGCCTGTGATTGCTCAACGGCTGGTGGATGGCGGATTTGTGGATGGTGCTCAAAAGACCGTCACCGGCCGGACCCTGGGAGAGGAATGCCGGGAAGCCAGAGAAACGCCGGGCCAGGAGGTGTTGCGCCCGCTGTCCAACCCTGTCAAGAACACGGGTGGCCTGGTGATCCTGCACGGCAACCTGGCCCCGGAGGGATGCGTGATCAAGGTGGCCGGCCACGAGAGGCTCTACCACCGAGGTCCGGCGCGCGTCTACGATCGGGAGGAGCCGGCCATGGAGGCGGTGACCCGTGGAGAGATCCAGGCGGGTGACGTGATGGTCATTCGCTACGAGGGCCCTCGTGGAGGACCTGGCATGAGGGAGATGCTGGGGGTTACGGCTGCCGTGGTGGGAGCAGGGCTGGGCGAGAGCGTGGCCCTGCTCACCGACGGGCGATTCAGCGGCGCCACCCGAGGACTCATGGCCGGCCACGTGGCACCCGAGGCAGCGCGCGGCGGCCCCATCGCAGCGGTACGCGAAGGGGACATGATTGTGGTGGACATCGACCGGCGTCGGCTGGATGTCGAGCTGTCCGAGGAGGAGATTGGGCGGCGCCTGTCCCAATGGACCGAGCCCGAGCCGCGCTATTCCTCCGGGGTGTTCGCCAAGTACATGGCTCTGGTTTCTTCGGCCTCACAGGGAGCGGTCACAAGACCCACTGCGGGTTAG
- a CDS encoding Gfo/Idh/MocA family oxidoreductase gives MAEIGFGIIGCGGISDVHAQAIQSIPGARLIGFHNRTRPRAERQAERYGASWDLDLDRFLERPGMDAVSVCTPTGTHGELGMLAARAGKHVMVEKPIEVSLEKGRLLTAACREAGVRLGVIFQSRFLPAVQRIRAAVQDGALGKLLLAEAAVQWFRKPDYFRSGPWRATWALDGGGALINQSIHTIDLLQYLVGRPRSVFGFAKNLLHASIEAEDTAVAVIEFQGGALGVLQGATSLRPGFPRRLEIFGEKGSLLLEGDEIARWDVPGTSSGKEHRTAAGSGDSDPFSASMESEVTNHRRQFQDFMAAIREERSPLVDGEEGLKALEIVLAVYRSARERRPVEFPPD, from the coding sequence ATGGCGGAAATCGGGTTTGGAATCATCGGGTGCGGAGGGATCTCCGATGTGCATGCCCAGGCCATTCAATCCATTCCCGGCGCCCGGCTGATCGGTTTCCACAACCGGACCCGGCCTCGCGCCGAGCGTCAGGCCGAGCGCTACGGCGCCAGTTGGGACCTGGACCTGGATCGTTTTCTGGAGCGCCCCGGAATGGATGCCGTGAGTGTCTGCACTCCCACTGGAACACACGGTGAGCTGGGGATGCTTGCGGCCCGGGCCGGCAAGCACGTCATGGTGGAGAAGCCCATTGAGGTGAGCCTGGAAAAGGGCAGGCTTCTGACCGCTGCCTGCCGGGAGGCCGGCGTCCGACTGGGAGTCATTTTTCAATCTCGTTTTCTGCCGGCGGTTCAAAGGATTCGGGCTGCAGTCCAGGACGGGGCTCTGGGGAAGTTGCTACTGGCGGAGGCGGCGGTGCAGTGGTTTCGCAAGCCCGACTACTTCCGGTCCGGCCCCTGGCGGGCTACCTGGGCCCTGGACGGCGGAGGGGCGCTGATCAACCAGTCCATTCACACCATCGACCTGCTGCAATACCTGGTGGGCCGGCCCAGGTCGGTGTTTGGATTTGCCAAGAATCTTCTGCATGCCTCCATCGAGGCGGAGGATACCGCGGTGGCTGTTATAGAATTCCAGGGCGGGGCCTTGGGCGTGCTTCAGGGAGCCACCTCCCTGCGGCCGGGGTTCCCGAGGCGCCTGGAGATCTTCGGCGAGAAGGGCAGCCTGCTTCTGGAGGGGGATGAGATCGCGCGCTGGGACGTGCCGGGGACGAGCAGCGGCAAGGAACATCGAACGGCAGCCGGGTCGGGGGACTCCGATCCGTTCTCGGCATCCATGGAGTCGGAGGTGACCAACCATCGACGCCAGTTCCAGGATTTCATGGCTGCCATTCGGGAGGAACGGTCTCCCCTGGTGGACGGGGAAGAGGGCCTCAAGGCCCTTGAGATTGTTCTGGCGGTCTATCGCTCGGCCAGAGAGAGAAGGCCGGTGGAGTTCCCGCCGGATTGA